In Chaetodon trifascialis isolate fChaTrf1 chromosome 23, fChaTrf1.hap1, whole genome shotgun sequence, the following proteins share a genomic window:
- the LOC139351555 gene encoding inactive ubiquitin carboxyl-terminal hydrolase 53 — MAWVKFFRKPGGNLGKSYQPGSMLSLAPTKGLLNEPGQNSCFLNSAVQVLWQLDIFRRSLRQLPGHFCLGESCIFCALKGIFSQFQHSRERALPSDNLRHALAETFKDEQRFQLGFMDDAAECFENILERIHLHIVPEETDACTSKSCITHQKFAMSLYEQSVCRSCGASSDPLPFTELVHYVSTTALCQQMLQRRHESFGEVLQAASTIGDLRNCPSNCGQRIRIRRVLMNSPEIVTIGFVWDSDQSDLTEDVIRSLGPHLSLSALFYRVTDEHAKKGELQLVGMICYSSRHYCAFAFHTKSSKWVFFDDATVKEISSRWKDVVSKCIKDHFQPLLLFYSNPDGSAITADDASRQNISQSHHKTPVNGEVQSFESPVLAPKKLDLTRENLNALLGQGSFKQKTPSTFSRGSAQTSGGRGPVKIAANDPKSHFRDISREVAQRAGEVRGMHPSRREPDRSGQRRLESRYRDPGQDRIYSRSASPPENGFKQHLETRLYSSQGKGPTRTERTPHLGGRSSHEPPRSHTRVQVLPSVPSNSSGHRSRRLDQLSNGYDTDSSQDSRERPGSGGNSRSRSSRPWKPMREALNVDSVLSGGSGGNSISQERRQHSPRRRPSSQSPSRDRERDRDFTWGGREERKPKSLMTIYEDEQRHETGGSRSSLDSDGRGGYSDKDRSKGSATLKVRNDNWKIQRTESGYESSDRLSNGSANLDSPVVENLSSKDLRPIPELHLARDHFPQRRSDDLKADILHPAFSTGEQGRKSPDLPDGIILSGQPIRRGRAFRYTPGILERNNGLDSEREEDVDGSPVSPVPPYLAKTSSSEWNSSDDLAGPFSEQEETGSVAHNDPFSHNYPPPLPPKTFGSSHADPSGVHSQPPELPTRSSPRNEPKNGSSPLSHTTLRRWIETPAEHRLSSDASSKSGSLDQDRNDLSASDCEERLPSPKPGHDDGTDSPGLTDRVLPTTYFSVDNCMTDTYRAKYHKRPALYMKAEDHTSSGESDVEGRGLTLPDVQPPEPSKSRSESGYSTMKTTAKWNPVTSKGLDEHGYL; from the exons GTACTTTGGCAGCTGGACATCTTCAGACGCAGCTTGAGGCAGCTACCTGGACACTTCTGTCTGGGAGAATCGTGCATCTTTTGTGCATTAAAG GGTATTTTCTCCCAGTTCCAGCACAGTCGGGAGCGCGCCCTGCCCTCTGACAACCTGCGTCACGCCTTGGCAGAGACCTTTAAGGACGAGCAGCGCTTCCAGCTGGGCTTCATGGACGATGCCGCAGAGTGCTTT GAGAACATCCTGGAGAGGATCCACCTGCATATTGTGCCAGAGGAGACAGACGCCTGCACTTCAAAGTCTTGCATCACGCATCAGAAGTTTGCTATGTCACTGTATGAGCAG tctgtgtgcCGTAGCTGTGGGGCATCCTCCGACCCACTGCCGTTTACAGAGCTGGTGCATTATGTCTCCACCACCGCACTCTG TCAACAGATGCTTCAGCGCAGACACGAGTCATTTGGGGAAGTGTTACAAGCAGCAAGTACGATTGGGGACCTTCGCAACTGTCCA AGCAACTGTGGGCAGAGGATCAGGATCAGACGAGTCCTCATGAACTCCCCTGAGATAGTTACCATAGGCTTCGTCTGGGACTCTGACCAGTCAGACCTCACAGAGGATGTGATCCGATCACTGGGGCCTCATCTCAGTCTTTCTGCA ctCTTCTATAGGGTGACAGATGAGCATGCCAAAAAGGGAGAGCTGCAGCTCGTGGGGATGATCTGCTACTCCAGTCGCCACTACTGTGCCTTCGCCTTCCACACCAAGTCCTCTAAATGGGTCTTCTTTGATGACGCAACAGTGAAAGAG ATCAGCTCCAGGTGGAAAGATGTGGTCAGCAAATGTATCAAAGATCACttccagcctctcctcctcttctactCCAACCCAGACGGCAGCGCTATCACCGCAGACGATGCCTCAAGACAAAACATCAGCCAGTCTCACCACAAGACCCCCGTCAATGGAGAAGTGCAAA gctTTGAGTCTCCAGTTTTAGCTCCCAAGAAGCTGGACCTCACCAGGGAGAATCTGAACGCTCTGTTGGGTCAAGGCTCTTTCAAACAGAAGACCCCTTCAACCTTCAGCAGGGGCAGTGCTCAGACCAGTGGAGGGCGGGGACCAG TGAAAATTGCCGCCAACGATCCCAAGAGTCACTTCAGGGACATTTCTCGCGAAGTTGcccagagagcaggagaggtgCGTGGGATGCATCCATCCAGAAGAGAGCCTGACAGGAGCGGTCAACGGAGGCTGGAGTCACGCTACAGAG ATCCAGGTCAGGACAGGATCTACTCCCGCTCTGCCTCCCCTCCAGAGAATGGCTTCAAACAACACCTGGAAACTCGACTGTACAGCAGCCAAGGAAAAGGTCCCACTCGGACTGAGCGAACACCTCACCTTGGCGGACGGTCCTCACATGAGCCCCCTCGCTCTCACACGAGGGTCCAAGTGTTGCCCAGCGTGCCCAGCAACAGCAGTGGTCATCGCAGCCGGAGATTAGACCAGCTCTCCAACGGATACgacactgacagcagccaaGACTCCCGGGAGCGTCCAGGAAGTGGAGGTAACAGCCGCAGCAGGTCCAGCCGCCCGTGGAAGCCCATGCGGGAAGCGCTAAATGTGGACAGCGTTTTAAGTGGCGGCAGTGGCGGTAACTCGATAAGTCAAGAGCGACGGCAGCACAGCCCCCGGAGAAGACCCAGTAGTCAGTCGCCCTCTCGTGAccgagagcgagacagagattTTACGTGGGGAGGCCGAGAAGAGCGCAAACCCAAAAGCCTCATGACTATCTATGAGGATGAGCAGAGGCACGAAACTGGCGGCAGCCGGAGCTCGCTGGACTCAGACGGCCGGGGCGGCTACAGCGACAAAGACCGGTCAAAGGGCTCAGCAACTCTCAAAGTGCGGAATGATAACTGGAAGATCCAGCGAACTGAATCTGGATACGAAAGCAGTGACAGACTAAGCAATGGCTCAGCAAACCTCGACTCACCTGTGGTAGAGAACCTCTCCTCCAAGGACCTGCGGCCTATACCTGAGCTGCACCTGGCAAG gGATCACTTCCCTCAGAGAAGAAGTGATGATTTGAAGGCTGACATATTGCACCCTGCATTTTCCACTG GTGAACAAGGGAGGAAATCTCCAGATCTACCAGATGGAATCATCCTCTCTGGTCAGCCAATACGAAG aggaagagccTTCCGATACACTCCTGGGATCTTGGAAAGGAACAATGGTCTGGACAGTGAGCGAGAGGAAGATGTGGACGGCAGCCCTGTGAGCCCTGTGCCTCCTTACTTGGCAAAGACCAGCAGTTCTGAGTGGAATAGCTCAGATGACCTTGCTGGACCTTTCTCTGAACAAGAAGAGACTGGCAGTGTTGCCCACAATGACCCTTTCTCGCACAACTATCCCCCACCTTTACCCCCCAAGACCTTTGGCAGCAGTCACGCTGACCCATCTGGCGTTCACTCCCAACCGCCGGAGCTGCCAACGCGGTCGAGCCCCCGCAATGAACCCAAAAATGGCTCGTCTCCCCTCTCGCACACCACCCTCCGTCGGTGGATTGAGACACCTGCGGAGCACAGGCTTTCATCTGATGCCAGCTCCAAGTCGGGGTCATTGGACCAGGACAGGAATGATCTGTCGGCCAGCGATTGCGAAGAGAGGTTACCCAGTCCAAAGCCCGGACACGATGACGGTACAGACTCCCCTGGTCTGACAGATAGGGTCCTTCCCACCACCTACTTTTCTGTGGATAACTGTATGACGGACACTTACCGGGCCAAATACCACAAGAGGCCTGCCTTGTACATGAAAGCAGAGGATCATACGTCATCAGGGGAGAGTGATGTCGAAGGGAGGGGGCTCACTTTGCCAGATGTTCAGCCACCAGAGCCTTCCAAAAGCAGATCAGAATCAG GATATTCTACGATGAAAACTACTGCAAAGTGGAACCCAGTTACTTCAAAAGGACTTGACGAGCATGGTTACCTATGA